A single candidate division TA06 bacterium B3_TA06 DNA region contains:
- a CDS encoding bifunctional 3,4-dihydroxy-2-butanone-4-phosphate synthase/GTP cyclohydrolase II codes for MSDFASIEDAVEDIRQGKLIVVVDDEDRENEGDLIAAASKATPEMINFIVKHGRGLLCAPITKERAEELQLPPMVERNTEKHGTAFTVSVDYKHGTTTGISAFDRAKTILSLVDPSTRPDDLARPGHIFPLVAKKGGVLRRAGHTEATVDLARLAGLYPAGLLCEIMDSDGSMARLPRLQEIAREFSLKIITIKDLIAYRQRREKLVRRLFSASLPTRYGEFKLIVYEAVIEGNHHLALVKGAVEGRKNVLVRVHSQCLTGDVFGSGRCDCGDQLHEAMQKIEAEGLGVLVYMRQEGRGIGLLNKLVCYRLQDQGLDTVEANVAIGFPPDARDYGIGAQILADLGLTSIRLMTNNPAKRIGLEGYGLEVVERVPLVIQPHEHNRFYLETKRDKLGHLLDPSNGKEEDK; via the coding sequence GTGAGTGATTTTGCATCGATCGAGGATGCTGTAGAGGACATCCGTCAGGGTAAGTTGATAGTTGTGGTGGATGATGAGGACCGCGAGAACGAGGGTGATTTGATAGCCGCAGCCTCCAAGGCAACGCCTGAGATGATCAACTTCATCGTCAAGCACGGGAGGGGTCTACTTTGTGCACCCATCACCAAGGAGAGAGCTGAGGAGCTCCAGCTTCCCCCGATGGTCGAGCGCAACACCGAGAAGCACGGCACCGCGTTCACCGTATCCGTGGACTACAAGCACGGTACCACCACAGGCATCTCTGCATTCGACAGGGCAAAGACAATCCTGTCTCTCGTTGACCCCTCCACCCGTCCTGACGATCTGGCCCGACCAGGTCACATCTTTCCACTCGTGGCCAAGAAGGGTGGAGTGCTGCGACGCGCCGGTCATACCGAGGCAACGGTAGATCTTGCCCGACTTGCTGGACTTTACCCCGCCGGACTGCTCTGCGAGATCATGGACTCCGACGGCTCCATGGCCCGACTCCCGCGTCTTCAGGAGATCGCTCGCGAGTTCTCCTTAAAGATCATAACCATCAAGGACCTTATCGCCTACCGCCAGCGCCGCGAGAAGCTTGTCCGCCGACTCTTCTCCGCTTCACTTCCCACCCGTTACGGCGAGTTCAAGCTGATAGTTTACGAGGCTGTCATAGAGGGAAACCATCACCTTGCCCTGGTTAAGGGAGCCGTTGAAGGTAGGAAGAACGTTCTGGTTCGTGTGCACTCCCAGTGCCTTACAGGCGACGTGTTCGGCTCGGGCCGCTGCGACTGCGGTGATCAGCTTCACGAGGCGATGCAAAAAATCGAGGCAGAAGGTCTTGGCGTGCTCGTCTACATGCGGCAGGAGGGAAGAGGCATAGGGCTTTTGAACAAACTGGTCTGTTACAGACTGCAGGATCAGGGGCTGGATACGGTTGAGGCGAACGTGGCTATCGGCTTCCCGCCTGACGCCCGCGACTACGGGATCGGAGCCCAGATCCTTGCAGATCTTGGGCTTACAAGTATCCGCCTCATGACCAACAACCCTGCCAAGCGCATAGGGCTTGAGGGTTATGGGCTCGAGGTTGTTGAACGCGTGCCTTTAGTTATCCAGCCCCACGAGCATAACCGCTTCTATCTTGAGACCAAGCGGGATAAGTTGGGGCATTTGCTTGATCCCTCAAATGGCAAGGAGGAAGATAAATGA
- a CDS encoding 6,7-dimethyl-8-ribityllumazine synthase, protein MKVTEQKGSLDAEGLAFGIVVSRFNERITKLLLEAALDCLDRHKADGVQVCYVPGTFEVPHAAKVMAKDKGVDAVICLGAVIRGETPHFEFVAAEAAKGIAALGLQLEKPVIYGIITADSTEQAMERAGVKQGNRGWDAALAAIEMANLAKEK, encoded by the coding sequence ATGAAGGTTACCGAACAAAAGGGCAGCCTTGACGCAGAAGGGCTAGCCTTCGGGATAGTTGTCTCGCGCTTCAACGAGCGCATCACCAAGCTTTTACTTGAGGCTGCCTTGGATTGTCTTGATCGCCACAAGGCGGATGGGGTTCAGGTTTGCTACGTGCCAGGGACCTTCGAGGTTCCACATGCGGCCAAGGTCATGGCCAAAGACAAAGGCGTTGATGCGGTGATCTGTCTTGGTGCGGTTATTCGCGGCGAGACCCCCCACTTTGAGTTCGTGGCGGCCGAGGCGGCCAAGGGGATCGCAGCACTTGGCCTTCAGTTGGAGAAACCAGTGATCTACGGTATCATCACCGCCGACTCGACAGAGCAGGCCATGGAGCGTGCCGGGGTCAAGCAGGGCAACCGGGGTTGGGATGCGGCCCTTGCTGCAATCGAGATGGCGAACCTGGCTAAAGAAAAATAA
- the nusB gene encoding transcription antitermination factor NusB translates to MKKDTFKGPRTRARIAAVEVLYRIDLVEAEPSQVTEEVIRRRRLRANSADYLRTLIQKTIQEQERIDASLSRSLTDWKLDRLSYVDRAILRLATCEILFLAEIPPKVSIDEAVELSRFYGTQSSARFVNGVLDSLYKREVLVSER, encoded by the coding sequence GTGAAGAAGGATACATTCAAGGGGCCCAGGACTCGTGCCCGAATCGCGGCTGTGGAGGTCCTGTACCGTATCGATCTGGTAGAGGCAGAACCCTCACAGGTTACAGAAGAGGTCATACGCCGTCGAAGACTTAGGGCTAACTCCGCCGACTATCTCCGAACCCTGATCCAAAAGACGATCCAGGAGCAGGAACGGATAGATGCCTCGCTTTCACGCTCCCTGACCGACTGGAAACTGGATCGGCTATCCTACGTGGATCGGGCCATTCTACGTCTGGCCACCTGCGAGATTCTCTTCCTGGCAGAAATCCCTCCCAAGGTCTCGATAGACGAGGCGGTGGAGCTTTCCCGCTTCTACGGGACCCAGAGCTCGGCGCGATTCGTGAACGGGGTGCTTGACTCTTTATACAAGCGGGAGGTCCTGGTCTCAGAGCGGTGA